The following is a genomic window from Sutcliffiella horikoshii.
TCACCCCATCAACATCTGTGATCATGCAAAGCGGCGCACGGAAAGCTGTCGCAACAGCAGCCGCTGCCATATCCGCATTAATGTTGTAATGCTGGCCCTCTGTATCAACAGCAACCGGGGAGATAATTGGTATGATTCCTTGTTGTATGATAGGAAGCAATAATTCTTTATTTACACCCACGATCTCACCAACTAATCCTAGCTCCTCCGCATTGGCATTCGGTTCTGCCAAAAGCAACTTCCCATCCACGCCACTTAAACCCATAGCATTGCCGCCTGCTTTCATGACTTGGCGGACAAGATGCTTGTTCATCGATCCTGACAAGACCATTTCCACTACTTCCAATACAGGTTCTGTCGTTTTTCTTAAACCATTGACGAATGTGGTTTCTACATTTAAGGAGGACAAAATAGTAGAAATGGAAGGTCCTCCACCATGAACTACAATGACCTGGATTTGATGCTTGTTCTTTAATTCCACTAATTCTGTAAAAAATGAAGGGGAAAGCTTGCCGATCGTACTGCCCCCGCATTTTATAACTAGTGACTCCATAACTTCCCCTCCTTTATGTTCGATAGGATGCATTAATCCGTACATAGTCGTATGATAAATCACAGCCCCAAGCGGTAGCATTTTCACTCCCAGCTACAAGATCTACCATAATTTCAATCTTTTCATTTTCCAAATAGCTTTTGGCTTCTTCTTCACAGAAAGAGACCGGCATTCCATCCTCAACAATTAAGATAGGTCCTATCATCACCTTGATTTTTTCTGTGTCGAGGGTGATTCCGCTATATCCAACAGCTGAAACAATTCTTCCCCAGTTTGGGTCTTGACCAAAAACTGCCGTCTTCACCAAGCTTGAGCCGACAATGGTTTTAGCAATTACTTGTGCATCTTCTACAGTTTCAGCACGGTTAACGTGCACTTCAATTAGTTTAGTAGCCCCTTCCCCGTCTCTTGCTATCTGTTGAGAAAGCGATTTGCAAACTGTATGGAGCCCTTGCTTGAAAAGAGTATATTCATCGTCATTTTCTTTCCATTGTTTATTTCCTGCCATCCCATTTGCCAGGACGAGAACCATGTCATTGGTACTTGTGTCTCCATCAACGGTAATCATATTAAAGGTTTCTTTCGTTACTTCGCTTAAAGCTTGTTGTAATAATTCATGATCGATATTAATGTCGGTGGTGACAAAACCAAGCATGGTTGCCATATTCGGATGAACCATCCCAGATCCCTTTGCAGCTCCAGCTATCGTGTACACCTTATCTCCTGATTTCAACTGCAGACAAACATGCTTTGTAAACGTGTCGGTAGTAAGAATCGCTTCTTCAAAAGACAGGGCTGCGTCAGATGTTTTTAGTGCTGATATCGATTCCACCCCTGTTATTATTTTGCTTATTGGCAGTTGCTCTCCTATGACTCCTGTGGAGATGACTGCGACATCCTCTTTGTTTAAGCAGGCTTTTTCTGCAAACACTTCCCTCATTTTATAAGCGTTTTTTAAGCCCTCGTGTCCTGTACATGAGTTAGCATTACCTGAGTTCACGATGACACCTTGGAGGGTTCCGTTAGTATTTATGCTCTCTTTGGAAACTTTAAGTGGCGGTGCTTGAAATAAATTGGTTGTGTAAACTGCTGCTGCCGTTGCAGGTGTTTCACTGTAGATCCATCCTAGATCTTTTCGTTTTCGTTTAATTCCACAATGCAGTCCACCGGCGGAAAAGCCTTTAGGGGTACAGATATTTCCATCTTGTACAGCAACCCATGTCTCTTTTTTCGCTAAAACTTCCACTTTCATGTCTTCACCTCTTTTTTATGGATAGACAGGTGTTATATTTAGTCCAGTTTGTTCGTCCCACCCGTTCATTATGTTCATATTTTGTACTGCCTGGCCTGATGCGCCTTTCATTACATTGTCGATAACAGAAACGATCATTATTCTGTTGGTTCGTTCGTCAACTGTTATACCGAGATCACAAAAGTTGGAACTATATACCTCTTTGGTGGCTGGCAAGTGATTCTCCTGTCTGACTCGAACAAAGTACTCTTTTTGATAGAACTCATTGTAGAGTCCTATTGCTTCTTTTGTACTTATTGTTTGCTTCATATCACAATAAATCGTGCACAAGATCCCTCTAGACATTGGGACTAGATGCGGAGTAAATGTGATAGTGGCATCCATGCCGGAAAATGATTGGATTACTTGTTCCATTTCCGGGATATGTTGATGGTTTCCTAGTTTATAAGCTTTGACATTTTCATTCACTTCACAGTAATGAGTGGACATGCTAGCTTTTCTACCTGCACCTGTTACACCAGATTTTCCATCGATAATGATGCTGTTTAGATGGATCAAATTGGTCTTCAATAGTGGTGCAAGACCAAGCAATGTAGCAGTGGGATAACAACCAGGGTTTGCTATTAAAGATGCATGTTTAATTTCTTCCCTGAAAAGTTCCGACAGCCCATATGTAGAGTTTTGTAATATGTTATCAGGGGCTGGTGAATATTTATACCATTTGTCGTATAAATTAGAATCTTTCAAGCGATGATCGCCAGAAAGGTCAATACATGGAATCCCTTCTTCTACAAACCTATGAATCATGTTTTTAGCGACTCCGGACGGGGTAGCAAAAAAGAATATGTCAGCACTTTCCATCAAATCATCTATATTCACTTCTTCTAATCTATTATCTGTAATCCCCATTAAATGGGGATATTGTTCAGAAATCAGTGTTCCGCTTGTTGAGTGGGAGCCAAGAAAGCTTATTTCTACTTCCGAATGCTGCTTTAAGATTCTTATAAGTTCTGCACCGCTATACCCGTTCGCTCCGATAATTCCAACCTTCAAAATCTTCATCCTCTCCATGGGTTTATAATATGAATTATTATAACTACGTATGTATAAAAATACAACATGTTTTTTAAAAATAAAAAAGATGACCTTGAGAGGATAGTTTCTCAAGGTCATCTTCTTAAATATTATTCTCCCAAGGCGGCAATCGTTTTTGCCAGAAGTTCCGTCCGTTCTGTTAGAGAAGGAATTTCTAAGTACTCTTCTTCGCTGTGGGCATTCCCGCCAACCGGCCCCATTCCATCTACGGTGGCAATTCCCATCGCAGCAGTAAAGGAAGCATCCGATCCACCGCCTGTAGCCGTGTCTTTTACCACTACTCCTATCTGTTTGCCAACTTTCTCAATGACATGTAACAATGATTCTGTGCGTGCTGTCTTTTCCATAGGAAGCCTATTCATTTCGCCAACCAGCTCGACCTCTGTACCTTTGACATCTGTTGATGCACAGATTTTTTCCAATTTCCGTTCAATAGGGATGGCCTGTTCTCGTTCTGTGATTCGGATGTCTACATGGGCAACAGCACTATCAGAAACAGTATTAACAGATGATCCTCCCTCAATCAAGCCTACATTGACACTGATTCCCTTAGAATGATCATTGAGTGCGTGTAGCTGTATTACTTTATGAGCGAGCTCTTCAATCGCACTTCTTCCTTTTTCCGGCTCAATTCCGGAATGTGCTGCCCGCCCGCGTACATTTATCGTATATTTCCCTTTTCCTCTTCTTGCCGTGACAAGTGAACCGTCTTTTCTGGCAGGTTCCATGATAAGCGCATATTTTTTATCCTTTGCTTTGCTCTCTATAAGCGATTTGGAAGACGGAGAACCAATCTCCTCATCACTGTTCAATACAAGAACAACATCCTGATAAGCTTTAGAATGGGCGTGAATTAATGCTTTCATTGCATAGAGTATGGAAACTTGGCTGGCTTTCATATCAATGACACCAGGTCCATATGCCCTCCCACCTTCTACTTTAAACGGTCTACTTTGTACGGTACCATTAGGGAATACCGTATCCATATGTGCCACTATTATTATTTTTGGCTCTTTTGCTAACGGATGCTGGATGACTAAATGATTTCCATACTTTTCTTCTTCTAACACTTGTACCGAAAATCCGATAGACCTATACTCCTTTGATAAAATAGATCCAATCTGATCTATTCCCTCTTTAGAGGTCGATCCACTATCAATATTGACCAGTTTCTCCAACAACTCTAGCATATTAGTTTGGTTATTTTGTAAATACTCTTTCATCTTACTCTCTCCTGACATAATAGACGCATAAACCTTGTTCTTCTATATACATATATTTATTTACCTATTCCATTATACCTTTTCTACTTATTAAGTCCTATATTTCCTTTATTCTACCTATTCGAAGAGTTCAAACCTTTTTTTAATAAAAAAACATTTTTTATCTGAATAAACAATCTATTATGTTTTCCCGCTAATCTATGTTATAGTAATTATGCGATGAGCTGAATTGTGTAAGTCGACGGACGCGCTCTTTGAGCAAGGCATGAATGTGGTCATGCTGTCCCTCGCCTCAATACGCAGGAAGGCACCTTTATAGGTGCCTTCTTTTTTTGCTACTTTTTCGCCATTTCTGCTATACTGTCTACATCTATTAGAGAAAGAAGGAATTATTTTGATACGTTTTGGTGTCATCGGAACCAACTGGATAACAGAATCATTTATTAATGCAGCTCTAGAGTCAGAAGATTTTCGCTTAACTGCTGTCTATTCCCGAAAAGAAGAAACAGCAAAGGAATTCGGGAATAAATTTAATGTATCTACCACATATACTGATTTGAATGATTTTACAAAAAGCAAGGAATTTGATGCAGTTTATATAGCCAGCCCTAACTCTTTACATGCAAAGCAAGCAATCGCATGCATGGATCAAGGTAAACATGTAATCTGCGAAAAACCGATAGCATCCAATACAAGAGAATTATCTGAAATGATAGCTGCGGCAAAAAGAAATAACGTCGTTCTGATGGAGGCAATGAAAAGCACTCTCCTTCCTAACTTCTTGGCAGTTAAAGAAAACCTGCATAAAATAGGGAAAATCAGGCGTTATGTTGCTAGTTATTGTCAGTACTCCTCCCGCTATGATAAGTACAAAGAAGGAACAGTACTTAATGCCTTTAAACCTGAGTTTTCCAATGGTTCCTTAATGGACATAGGGATATATACAATTTACCCAATGGTGGCATTGTTTGGGAAACCGAAAGCTTTGCATGCCATGGCCCATATGTTGGAATCAGGAGTGGATGGACAAGGGAGCATCTTGTTCCAGTATGATGGAATGGATGCCTCTGTCGCCTACTCCAAGATAGCGAACTCCTACCTTCCTTCCGAAATACAAGGAGAAGAAGGAACGATCATTTTAGATACCATCCATACGCCGGAGAAGGTTCTAATTAGGTTTAAAGACGGGACAGAGGAAGATATAACGGTCCCTCAAAAGAGTAAATCAATGTTTTATGAGGCTGAAGAATTTATTCGACTTATTAAATCTGGTGAGAAGGAATCTTCTATTAATTCTCTTAGTGCTTCCCTGCAAACCATGGAGCTAATAGAAGAAGCCCGCTCACAAATAGGTCTTGTCTACCCGGCGGACAAAAGATAACCTATACTCCTGAAAGAATCGCCTGTTGCACACGGGCGGTTCTTTTTTATTTAGTTTCTTCATTTACCATTTGACTTAAGGGGGCAAACAATGATGACCTCTTGAGTTCTTTTTTCGTGCTAGAGCGGTCTTCATTGCTCGGATGAAGACTTCTCTCGTTCTTTTTTCGCGCTAGAGAGGTCCTCATTGCTCGGATGAAGACTTCTCTCGTTCCTTTTTCATGCTAGAGAGGTCCTCAAAGGGCTGATGAGGACCTCAGTGGAGCGGCATCGAAGGAAGAGAGGTCTTCATAATTACCACAACGATACTCAATGGATAAAATTAGAATTTTCAAACAAAAATCCTACCTTTTCCACTCTACTATTGGTATAGTAAGAAGTACAAAGAATAAAGGAGTGTGCCATGATATATAAAGCTCGAACTATACCTCGCGAGTTAGAAGTTTATCAATTACTTAATTCTCGCAAAAATCTACTCGAAAATGAGAGGAAGCACCTTTATGCCCTTCAAAAAGGTTACGAAGGAGAATTGCTATTTGATACCTTGACTTATTCAGTTATGAAAGCCGAATGTCTCATTCTCAACGACTTACTTCTTCCCCATAACAAAAACACTTTTCAAATTGACTCACTGATCATTGTCCCAGAGACCATTTACATAATTGAAGTGAAAAATTTCGAAGGGGATTATTTTTATGAACAAGACCGCCTATATACAAGAGTTCCTCCACATTCTGAAGTAACCAACCCGCTTATTCAACTTAATAGAAGTGAGTCCTTGTTCAGACAACTGTTACAACAGCTCGGTAATAATATGACTATTCAATCTTACCTAGTGTTTGTAAACCCCGAATTCACGCTATATCAAGCACCCATTAACAAGCAAATCGTGTACCCAGGTCAGATTAATAGATTCCTAAAAAGCATTCTCCCTATCTCTTCAAGATTAGATAATAACCACTACGTTCTTGCTGACAAACTTAAGTCCCTTCATAATCCTAAAGCTCCATTCTATTTTCCACCTTCTTATCAATATGATGAGCTACGAAAAGGTATCCCTTGCTCGTATTGTGACTCGTTAGAATTTACTACTAAGGGTCCTTACTGTTATTGTTTGGTTTGCTCGAAAAAAGAAACGATGGAAAAACGTATTCTACGAATTGTTCATCATTTTACTATGCTGTTTCCTGAGATAAAAATTACTACAAATGCGATTTTTGACTGGGGTAGTGGGAAAATTTCAAAGCGGGTGATTAGGCGAGTGCTTCAAAAGCATTTGAATACTAAAGGTGTACATCAGTGGAGTTATTATGAGTTTTGATGATGTGTGATAATAATAGATTTTTAGAATAGTAAGCGAGGGTGGAGAGTAGTCCATCTTCGCTTTTTTAAGTGGTAAAACACTACTTTATTAAATTTACAATTAGAGATGAAGACCTCAGTGAAGTCGAAGTCAGGGAAGAGAAGTCTTCATAGCACGGATGATGACTTCTCTCGTTCTTTTTTTATGCTAGAAAGGTCCTCATTGCGAGGATGAAGACTTCTCCTGTTCCTTTTTCTTGCTAGAGAGGTCCTCATTGCAAGGATGATGACTTCTCTCGTTCTTTTTTTATGCTAGAAAGGTCCTCATTGCAAGGTTGAAGACTTCTCTCGTTCCTTCTTCGTGCTAGAGAGGTCCTCATTGCAAGGATGAACTGCCCCCTGTTCCCTTATCATGAAAGAGAGGTCCTCATCTCACAATTGAAGACCTCTTCTCTCCGTTTTCCCCCCTAGAGAGGTCCTCATCCCACACTATGAACTTCTTCCCTTCACCAGGACCAGGTGCCAATCAAAAACTATCGTTTATTGCATAATTCCCATAGACTCTACGCCTATTTTGCTAAATCTAGTAAAAATGGACGTTTGCTAGAGGACAGGCGTCCACTCTCTTCTCTCGTAAATACATAGTATGTGGTAGATAAGAAAAAGGGGGTGTAAGAATGGCAGATAGCAAAGATATGCAACGAGAGATTTCAAAACTCACCCAGGCAACAACAAACATGATGCTTCAAAATGTTTTAAAGAAACACAATGTGAAACTAAGTGGAGATAACTTCTCCAAAGAGCAAAAAGCGCAACTTAAGAAATTGGTTGCAGACATCCAGGATTCTTTCGGGAAAATGGAAAAACTTCAAAAAGAAGAAAAATAAAAATTTTAAAATGGGGGATTTAAATAATGAGTAAAGATTGGTTATTCGGTGGAAGAAGCTGTGGCTATGATCACGGCTGTGGAAATAATGGTGAATGGAATGCTTTAGCAGCAGGAAGCAGACATCCACTTGACAATGATGGTGTAGCTCAAGAAGCTGACCAAGTAAACAAAATGATTCAAAAATCTTATGAGCAAATTGTTATTAAGGATTCTTGCGATATTGAAGTAACAACTACTGACACAAAAATTGCCGTATCACTACAAGCAGCAATCCAAGCAGCTATCGCTCTAGTTATCAGCGTAAGTATCGCAGACAGTAACAAAGCAGAGCAAGTAATCCAAGAATTGCTTCAAAGCTCCAAATCTGTACAAGTAAATCACCAACAAACGTATATTCAAAACTCTCGTGGTGTAAGAGTAACAACTACTGACACTGACCTAGTACTAAACATTCAGCTACTTCTTCAATTATTGATTGCACTTGTTGTAGCTGTAGACATCTTATAATCTTGCTGAAGACTTGCCCGCTTCAGCCAAAGTTTTCAAAAAAAACACCTGCCATGTAACACTCCTTCTTATCTAAAGTGCCGGAAAAAAACACCTGCAATTCCTGCCAAAGCATATCATAGCCTCCTTGCTATACCCATCTTACACCACACCTACAAATAGTTCGGAAAAATGAAGACCAGAAAGTTGGTCTTCTTTTTATTGTTTGCTGGAATGACAAATCTAGTCTTTTGCCTAGTTTTCTTAAAAACACGCGCAAATCCATGGCTCTCTCATAAGATAGTGTAGTTAAATAACCTATTTTTAAAAAAGGAGTTAAGTTATGACAGAAAAAAATAACAACCTGCTTCCCACCCCTAAATTATACCATCAGACGAAATCAATCACGTCCAACCAGCAGGAATATCGAAAGAACTATTTAACAGATATATTAAAGCAACAGGAAGAAACGAATTTGACTGTTTCTAGAACAGTTAACAAGATTAATGAAAATTTACAACATAGTATGTCTACCCAGGATAAGAATCATCAACTTTTACTGGATAAATTATACTCCCAGGAAAAATCTCAACAAGATTTATCGGAAATGATAGCCACTCAAGACTTTAATGTACGGCAAGTATCTGACAAAGTACTTGTGCACGAAAAATATCATGAGGATCTTACACTAAAACTAAATGATCAGGATAAAAATTATGCGCAACTCCTAGAACTATTAAAAGTTCAGTCATTGTTAAGTGAAGAACTTCAAGAGAATATCGCATCACATGAAGAAAGCAGTAAGAAGGTAGAGCAAAGACTGGATAAATTGGAAGTTTCACTGGAAGAAGAAAAGCTATTGAGTCAGGCTACGATAGATCAGTTGGCATATCAAGAGAATCTGACCCGAGGCATCCACACCAAGTTAGAAAAATATGAGGAATTGTATGAAGACATTCAATCAAAATTACATGATCAGGAACATTTTTACCAAGAGATAAATAATAAATTACAGGTTCAAGAAATGTTTCACAAGTCGGTAATGGAGCGAATGGACAGTCAAGATATTGCCACCCAGAAAATTGCCGATCAGCTTAACTCCTTGAGACAAACACTAGTGGATAAATTGGAGACAGCTATTTCTTCCATTGATAGTAAATATAAGCAAACACTCCACTATTTGAGTGGAAGTATGATCGGGTTAAAAGAAAGAATTATTCAAAAGGCTCCGGTTGAAAATGAAAACAATGAAGTGAAAAAAGTAGAAGTGACACAAGAGTAGTCTTCGGGCTGCTCTTTTTTTCGTTTGATTTTTCTGAACATTCATACTAATATTTAACTAGCACTTACTTTTTCTATTATGGAGGTTTGGACGATGGCAGAGTTAGTACATAAAACAATAGGTAATCTATTGGATGAAACCGTATCACGTTACCCTGATAAAGAAGCTGTAGTGTATGTGGAGACAGGATTGCGTTATAGTTATAAAGAATTTCAGCAAATCTGTAATCAAGTGGCGAAAGGCTTAATGAATCTAGGAATTAAAAAAGGAGATCATATTGCGGTTTGGGCATCCAATAAACCTGAGTGGTTAATTACCCAATATGCAAGTGCAAAAATTGGTGCCGTTTTAGTTACAGTAAATACTAGCTATCAATCGAAGGAACTCGAATATCTCTTACGTCAATCAGAATCCACCACCCTTCTTCTTATGGACAATTTTAAAGGGGTAAGCTACTTGGATATGCTTCAAGAGCTATGTCCAGAGCTTGAAAACTGTGCACCTGGAGAACTTGCTTCTAATAGATTACCTAAGTTAAAGAACATTATTTTTATGGGCAGCGAAAGACACCCGGGTATGTTCACATGGGATGACCTTTTGAATAAAGCATCAACTATTACAGACGAAGAGTTAATGACCCTACAAAACAGTACAAGCTATGAGGATGTCATCAACATGCAATATACATCTGGTACTACAGGCTTCCCAAAAGGAGTCATGCTTACCCACTCCAACATTATCAACAATGCCATTAATGTGGCGGAATGCCAGAAGCTTACCGTAGAAGATAGAATATGCATTCCGGTTCCTTTTTTCCATTGTTTTGGTTGTGTGATGGGCACCCTTGCTGCTGTAGCTACAGGAGCAACGATGGTCCCACTTGTAATGTTTGATCCACTATTAGTTCTAAAAGCGGTGGAACAAGAAAAATGTACGGCGCTTTACGGAGTTCCAACCATGTTCATCGCCGAACTAAACCATCCGGATTTTGAAGAATATGATTTATCCAGTTTACGTACCGGTATTATGGCAGGGTCACCTTGTCCTACGGAGATTATGAAAAGAGTTGTTCATGATATGGGAGCTAAGGAAATTACTATCGCTTATGGGCAAACAGAAGCCTCCCCTGTTATTACACAAACACGACCATACGACAGCATTGAAAGAAGAGTTTCAACTGTTGGAAGCGCTTTAGATAATGTAGAAGTGAAAATTATTGATCCTGCAACAGGTGAAACTGTGCCAACTGGCATTCAAGGTGAACTTTGTACGCGGGGCTACCTTGTCATGAAAGGCTATTACAATATGGAAGATCAGACAAAAGATACGATTGATAAAGATGGATGGCTTCATACAGGAGATCTTGCCACAATCGATGAGGATGGATATGTGGTCATAACAGGCAGGTTGAAAGATATGATCATCCGTGGCGGAGAGAATATTTATCCACGAGAGATAGAGGAGTTTTTATATTCCCATCCGAAAATATTTGATGTTCAAATCGTAGGAGTTCCTGATGAAAAGTTCGGCGAGCAAGTTGCAGCATTTATTAAAGTCAAACCAGGCGAAAGCTTAGACAGTCAAGAAGTCAAAGACTACTGCACTGGAAAAATATCTAAATATAAAATACCTTACTATGTAGAGATAGTAGACGAGTATCCAATGACAGCATCTGGAAAGATACAAAAATTCAAACTCAGAGAACATGCCGTAAATACACTGGTGAAAATATAAAACGGTAAGGGGTATTGTGCCCCTTACCGTTTTATTTTCTAGTTTTCACTATCTCATCTATCACACTAATAATTCTCTCCATGTCCCCTCTGCCCACATCAAAATGAGTCGTGAGTCGAACAAGTGTAGGTCCAAAGGTAACAGCCAAAACACCCTTCTCTTTTAATGCTTGTACAAACTGCTCTGCCTTAATACCTAAACCTGATACATCCAGCACCACAATATTCGTATCAACCGAATTCACTATTTTTAACGGGCTGATTCCCCTTATTCCATCAGCAAGAAAGGTGGCATTATCATGATCTTCTGAAAGTCTTTCTGTCATCTGTGTTAAAGCAATTAAGCCAGGTGCCGCAATAATTCCAACTTGCCTCAATCCTCCACCAAGTCGCTTTCTCCATTTTCGAGCTCGTTTAATGAAATCGTTAGAGCCGGCAATAATCGAACCAACTGGTGCACCTAACCCTTTAGAAAGACATATTTGAACAGTATCGCAATGTTTTGTGAATTCTTGTATAGGTGTGCCCGAACTTGCTGCGGCATTAAAAAGTCGAGCACCGTCCACGTGAACAGGGATAGAATATCTCTGTGCCACTTCATAGATTTCTGCCATGTTTGATACAGGCACCACTGCCCCGCCAGCACGATTATGTGTGTTTTCTATACAAATCAGACCGGTTTCAGGAAAGTGTTGATCTTCCCCACGTATAGCAGATTCTATATCTTGTGGATTCATTATCCCATTTACGCCTGGTATGGTTCTTGTTTGGACCCCTGCCAAAGCGGCAACAGCACCAGATTCGTAATAAAAAATATGTGACTCTTCCTCTAGTAATATCTCATTTCCTGGTCGGCAATGCGTCAACACCGCAATTTGATTACCTTGTGTTCCGCTAGTAACAAACAGTGCCGCTTCTTTTCCCAGAATTTCTGCCGCTTTTTCTTCTAACAGCGTAACTGTCGGGTCTTCTCCGTATACATCATCTCCCACCTCTGCTTCATAGGAGGCCTTTCTCATTTCCTTTGTCGGTTTTGTAACTGTATCACTTCTTACATCAATCATAACGCCTATCCCCTTTTCTTTTTCTTTTTAGTTTACCAGAATACTATTTATTTCGCATACCGTAAAATAATCTACCATCCCTTCTCCTTCACGTGCTATGATTATGAATATACAAATGTTGGCTAATAGGTCCATTATCAACCTAAGGAGTTTAAACTAATATGCAGGCACAAAAAATTAGACAAGATACCGCAACCAATGAAACCTCAACCGTTTACCCAATACTTTTTATTATCGGCCTTGTTCACCTGCTGAATGACTCTTTACAATCAGTGGTTCCGGCCTTATTCCCCGTGTTGCAAAATTCCATGGGGCTCACATTTACACAACTTGGACTAATTGCATTTGCATTAAATGCGACATCTTCGCTTATTCAACCAATTGTGGGGATTATTACAGATAAAAGACCTTCACCTTATGCCCTGCCAATCGGACTTACCTTTTCTTTATTCGGAATTATTGGTTTGGCCTTGGCACCAAGCTTTTGGGTGATTATTATTTCTGTGTTGTTTATTGGACTAGGTTCTGCTGCATTCCATCCTGAAGGTTCCCGTGTTGCATATATGGCGGCAGGAAACCGCAGGGGGCTGGCACAGTCTATTTACCAGGTAGGGGGCAACTCTGGGCAGGCCTTGGCTCCTTTGATGGCAGCTTATATCCTGTTACCACTCGGACAAAAAGGCGTGTTATGGTTTACAATTGTCGCTGCCGCAGCTGTCCTATTACTTTTATACATCGCTGCTTGGTACAAACAGCAAGTAGCAAATACAAACAGACCATTAAAACAAAAGAAGAAAACGATCAAAGTTAAATCAACGGATAAATCTATTAGAAATAAACGGATCATCATCTTTTCGATTTGTTTGCTAATTTTTCTGGTATTTGCTCGTTCATGGTTCCATGCAGGAATCACCAACTTCTATGCTTTTTACGCCATTGAGAACTATGGAATACCTATCGCAGATTCACAAATATATATTTTCGTGTTTTTAGGTGCTGGTGCAGTGGGCACATTTTTTGGAGGACCATTGGCAGATCGTTTCGGAAAGAGGCTTGTAATTTCTCTTTCTATGCTGGGGTCTGCTCCACTTGCATTGTTGCTGCCTTTTGTAGGTCCCACACTTGCCTATATACTTGTTGCCATTATCGGATTCATCATCCTTTCTAGCTTTTCGGTAACGGTCGTGTACGCTCAAGAGCTGGTGCCTGGTCGAATCGGCTTGGTTTCCGGTCTGATTGTAGGACTGGCGTTTGGAATGGGGGCCGTGGGATCCGTTGCGCTTGGAGTTCTGGCAGATTGGGTCGGGTTAACAAACACCATCATATTTACTGTGTGTCTACCTTTTATAGGATTGTTGACGTTCTTCCTTCCTAGTGATCAGAAAGTTAGAGAAATGCATAACTAAAGGAAAGAAAGGGTCCCTGTTGACCCTTTCTTTCCTTTTGCCTATACTGTTAAAGTGCTTAAAGATACCTAGCGAA
Proteins encoded in this region:
- the argB gene encoding acetylglutamate kinase, which codes for MESLVIKCGGSTIGKLSPSFFTELVELKNKHQIQVIVVHGGGPSISTILSSLNVETTFVNGLRKTTEPVLEVVEMVLSGSMNKHLVRQVMKAGGNAMGLSGVDGKLLLAEPNANAEELGLVGEIVGVNKELLLPIIQQGIIPIISPVAVDTEGQHYNINADMAAAAVATAFRAPLCMITDVDGVMVGDSVASKLSDSEVYSLIENKHITGGMIPKVEAAIQCLKKGVSQIGIINGTTEDALTHFALNHTGAGTSFYLEEVMKKSV
- the argJ gene encoding bifunctional ornithine acetyltransferase/N-acetylglutamate synthase, which produces MKVEVLAKKETWVAVQDGNICTPKGFSAGGLHCGIKRKRKDLGWIYSETPATAAAVYTTNLFQAPPLKVSKESINTNGTLQGVIVNSGNANSCTGHEGLKNAYKMREVFAEKACLNKEDVAVISTGVIGEQLPISKIITGVESISALKTSDAALSFEEAILTTDTFTKHVCLQLKSGDKVYTIAGAAKGSGMVHPNMATMLGFVTTDINIDHELLQQALSEVTKETFNMITVDGDTSTNDMVLVLANGMAGNKQWKENDDEYTLFKQGLHTVCKSLSQQIARDGEGATKLIEVHVNRAETVEDAQVIAKTIVGSSLVKTAVFGQDPNWGRIVSAVGYSGITLDTEKIKVMIGPILIVEDGMPVSFCEEEAKSYLENEKIEIMVDLVAGSENATAWGCDLSYDYVRINASYRT
- the argC gene encoding N-acetyl-gamma-glutamyl-phosphate reductase, whose protein sequence is MKVGIIGANGYSGAELIRILKQHSEVEISFLGSHSTSGTLISEQYPHLMGITDNRLEEVNIDDLMESADIFFFATPSGVAKNMIHRFVEEGIPCIDLSGDHRLKDSNLYDKWYKYSPAPDNILQNSTYGLSELFREEIKHASLIANPGCYPTATLLGLAPLLKTNLIHLNSIIIDGKSGVTGAGRKASMSTHYCEVNENVKAYKLGNHQHIPEMEQVIQSFSGMDATITFTPHLVPMSRGILCTIYCDMKQTISTKEAIGLYNEFYQKEYFVRVRQENHLPATKEVYSSNFCDLGITVDERTNRIMIVSVIDNVMKGASGQAVQNMNIMNGWDEQTGLNITPVYP
- a CDS encoding M20 family metallopeptidase yields the protein MKEYLQNNQTNMLELLEKLVNIDSGSTSKEGIDQIGSILSKEYRSIGFSVQVLEEEKYGNHLVIQHPLAKEPKIIIVAHMDTVFPNGTVQSRPFKVEGGRAYGPGVIDMKASQVSILYAMKALIHAHSKAYQDVVLVLNSDEEIGSPSSKSLIESKAKDKKYALIMEPARKDGSLVTARRGKGKYTINVRGRAAHSGIEPEKGRSAIEELAHKVIQLHALNDHSKGISVNVGLIEGGSSVNTVSDSAVAHVDIRITEREQAIPIERKLEKICASTDVKGTEVELVGEMNRLPMEKTARTESLLHVIEKVGKQIGVVVKDTATGGGSDASFTAAMGIATVDGMGPVGGNAHSEEEYLEIPSLTERTELLAKTIAALGE
- a CDS encoding Gfo/Idh/MocA family protein, which translates into the protein MIRFGVIGTNWITESFINAALESEDFRLTAVYSRKEETAKEFGNKFNVSTTYTDLNDFTKSKEFDAVYIASPNSLHAKQAIACMDQGKHVICEKPIASNTRELSEMIAAAKRNNVVLMEAMKSTLLPNFLAVKENLHKIGKIRRYVASYCQYSSRYDKYKEGTVLNAFKPEFSNGSLMDIGIYTIYPMVALFGKPKALHAMAHMLESGVDGQGSILFQYDGMDASVAYSKIANSYLPSEIQGEEGTIILDTIHTPEKVLIRFKDGTEEDITVPQKSKSMFYEAEEFIRLIKSGEKESSINSLSASLQTMELIEEARSQIGLVYPADKR